The proteins below are encoded in one region of Campylobacter sp. CNRCH_2014_0184h:
- a CDS encoding flagellar FLiS export co-chaperone, with translation MRDELEILQKHLGQVGLNIDGANLKHQTQKFSEDITDANDFVGALQILDSSLKKISKLLEDKNYEDVQDKVLIASESLKIVDNCSFLGNALFDNNYNVNVGSKTFAFEIYNPLKILETSDYEGMKAYIIDKREEIASMLSELAVAIATYSPSQSFGGSSYDFMNDLDFTKLFK, from the coding sequence ATGAGAGATGAATTAGAAATCTTACAAAAGCATTTAGGACAAGTAGGTTTAAATATAGATGGTGCAAATTTAAAGCATCAAACACAAAAATTTAGCGAAGATATTACCGATGCAAATGATTTTGTTGGTGCTTTGCAAATTTTAGATTCTTCGTTGAAAAAAATTTCAAAACTTTTAGAAGATAAAAATTATGAAGATGTGCAAGATAAAGTATTAATCGCAAGTGAAAGTTTAAAAATAGTAGATAATTGCTCGTTTTTAGGAAATGCTTTATTTGATAATAATTATAATGTAAATGTAGGCTCAAAGACTTTTGCTTTTGAAATTTACAACCCTTTAAAAATTTTAGAAACTAGTGATTATGAGGGTATGAAAGCTTATATAATAGATAAAAGAGAAGAAATAGCTTCTATGCTTAGCGAGCTTGCAGTGGCTATTGCTACTTATAGTCCTAGTCAAAGTTTTGGCGGATCAAGCTATGATTTTATGAATGATTTAGATTTTACTAAGCTTTTTAAATAA
- a CDS encoding superoxide dismutase family protein, whose product MRKIILGSLLASSFLIGANLENFDPKAQKDHLVIKMEILDKNANKNAGEVVAVQTPYGVAFYPNLQGLESGIHGFHVHANADCGATDKGLGMKAGGHWDPEKTDAHSSPWDDKGHRGDLPPLYVEKDGKAINPVLAPKIKTLNELKNHSLMIHFGGDNHSDHPAALGGGGARMACGVIK is encoded by the coding sequence ATGAGAAAAATAATTCTAGGATCTTTACTAGCATCAAGTTTTTTAATTGGGGCAAATTTGGAAAATTTTGATCCAAAAGCACAAAAAGATCATTTAGTTATCAAAATGGAAATTCTTGATAAAAATGCCAACAAAAACGCAGGTGAAGTAGTAGCAGTACAAACTCCTTATGGAGTAGCGTTTTACCCAAATCTTCAAGGTTTAGAAAGTGGAATTCATGGTTTTCATGTTCATGCAAACGCTGATTGTGGAGCAACTGATAAGGGTTTAGGTATGAAAGCTGGTGGTCACTGGGATCCTGAAAAAACTGACGCACACTCAAGCCCATGGGATGATAAAGGCCACAGAGGTGATTTACCACCACTTTATGTAGAAAAAGATGGCAAAGCAATTAATCCTGTATTAGCACCAAAAATCAAAACTCTTAATGAGCTTAAAAATCACTCTTTAATGATACATTTTGGAGGAGATAATCATAGCGATCATCCTGCAGCACTTGGCGGTGGTGGCGCTAGAATGGCTTGTGGAGTTATTAAATAA